The proteins below come from a single bacterium genomic window:
- the gspE gene encoding type II secretion system ATPase GspE, whose product MEERSLGSILLETTALTEEQLEQALAVQRERGIKLGEALVQLKFLRTEDVLKALSIQLGFPYENKIEVDAIPQDLIANLPINYAKQNEVLPLRKEQGALVVAIADPTNFYALDDLRMLFGLEIKPVIASSYEIVNAINAVFNRATGGGEEAMGELEEGGEIADEFNEPVDLLDADDEAPIIRLVNTLLFRAVKQKASDIHVEPFERELKIRFRINGILYDVMTPPKRAQNAIISRVKVMSQLNIAEKRVPQDGRIRIKIAGKDIDIRVSTIPTAHGESVVMRLLDASSVLLDLESLGFSRGNLEIFKGLLTHHNGIVLVTGPTGSGKTTTLYSALSKLNTNEVKIITVEDPVEYQLHGVNQMQVNPKIDLTFASGLRAFLRQDPDIILVGEVRDKETAEVAIQASLTGHLVLSTLHTNDAPSSITRLVDMGVEPFLVASSVLGIVAQRLLRTVCRDCARKYTPEEAELAQIGLAPADLKGRQIYRPVGCPICLETGYAGRAGIHEILMITDAIRAELMKGSDAATIKKVAFAQGMITLRQDAAQKVMQGMTTIEEVLRVTQEDSG is encoded by the coding sequence ATGGAAGAGCGAAGCCTAGGTTCGATACTCCTTGAAACCACAGCCCTCACCGAGGAGCAGCTGGAACAGGCCCTTGCCGTGCAGAGGGAGAGGGGCATCAAGCTCGGCGAGGCGCTGGTCCAACTCAAGTTCCTGCGCACAGAGGACGTGCTCAAGGCCCTTTCGATTCAGTTGGGGTTCCCTTACGAGAACAAGATAGAAGTGGATGCCATACCGCAGGACCTCATCGCCAACCTCCCCATCAACTACGCGAAGCAGAACGAGGTGCTGCCGCTGAGAAAGGAGCAGGGCGCGCTCGTGGTGGCGATCGCCGATCCGACCAACTTCTACGCGCTAGACGATCTGCGGATGCTCTTCGGGCTTGAGATAAAGCCGGTGATCGCCTCGTCGTACGAGATAGTGAACGCGATCAACGCCGTCTTCAACCGGGCGACCGGCGGCGGCGAGGAGGCGATGGGCGAGCTGGAGGAGGGCGGGGAGATCGCGGACGAGTTCAATGAGCCGGTCGATCTCCTGGACGCGGATGACGAGGCCCCCATCATCAGGCTCGTCAACACGCTTCTCTTCAGGGCCGTGAAGCAGAAGGCGAGCGATATCCACGTGGAGCCGTTCGAACGCGAACTGAAGATACGCTTCCGGATCAACGGAATACTCTACGACGTGATGACGCCCCCCAAGCGCGCGCAGAACGCCATAATATCCCGCGTGAAGGTCATGAGCCAACTCAACATCGCGGAGAAGCGCGTGCCTCAGGACGGCAGGATCAGGATCAAGATCGCCGGCAAGGACATCGACATCCGCGTCTCCACGATACCGACTGCGCACGGCGAGAGCGTGGTGATGAGGCTTCTGGACGCCTCCTCGGTTCTTCTGGACCTTGAGTCGCTGGGTTTTTCCAGGGGCAACCTGGAGATCTTCAAGGGGCTGCTGACCCACCATAACGGCATCGTCCTCGTCACCGGCCCCACCGGGTCGGGCAAGACCACTACGCTCTATTCGGCGCTGTCGAAGCTCAACACGAACGAGGTCAAGATCATCACCGTCGAGGACCCGGTCGAATATCAGCTCCACGGCGTGAACCAGATGCAGGTGAACCCCAAGATCGATCTCACGTTCGCCTCGGGCCTCCGCGCGTTTCTCAGGCAGGACCCGGACATAATCCTGGTGGGAGAGGTGCGCGACAAGGAGACGGCTGAGGTGGCGATACAAGCCTCTCTCACGGGCCATCTCGTGCTCTCCACGCTGCACACCAACGACGCCCCCAGTTCCATCACGAGGCTCGTGGACATGGGCGTGGAACCGTTCCTCGTGGCGTCGTCGGTGCTCGGCATCGTAGCGCAGCGCCTCCTCCGGACCGTCTGCCGCGACTGCGCCCGCAAGTACACGCCGGAAGAGGCGGAGCTGGCGCAGATAGGGCTTGCGCCCGCCGACCTCAAGGGGAGGCAGATATACAGGCCGGTCGGGTGCCCCATATGCCTCGAGACGGGCTATGCGGGGCGCGCGGGCATTCACGAGATACTTATGATCACCGATGCGATCAGGGCTGAGCTCATGAAGGGCTCGGACGCCGCGACCATAAAGAAGGTGGCGTTCGCACAGGGCATGATCACGCTGCGCCAGGACGCAGCCCAGAAAGTCATGCAGGGGATGACGACGATCGAAGAGGTTTTGCGAGTCACGCAGGAAGACAGCGGATAG
- the gspF gene encoding type II secretion system inner membrane protein GspF, producing MPVFEYIGIDAKGKRVSGTVDGEHERAARQKLRRMGVFPTTLDVEGESKQGVGLGMQVNVGKYLQRVKLAEVALMTRQLSTLLASNIQLVEALNALLDQIENPKLKNILTKVRDRVTEGSKLSDAMKAHPKVFGDMYTNMINAGESSGALDIVCVRLADFMEGQSKLRGKVVGAMIYPAIMSVVGLGLMTMLLTFVVPKVTKIFDDVGATLPLPTKILMGVSNGLTNYWYVFVIAIPVLIYLAMRYVKTPKGKEWWDRKMLTLPLFGRINRLVIVARFSRTLATLLASGVPLLNALDIVKNIITNTKLRAVIEQTRDNVREGASIADPLRKSGEFPPLVTHMIAIGEKTGDLERMLERVADAYDADVDTTLSTLTTLLEPIMILVMAGVVSFIVLSILLPIMQLNQLG from the coding sequence ATGCCGGTATTCGAATACATAGGCATAGATGCCAAGGGGAAACGCGTCTCCGGCACGGTCGACGGCGAGCACGAGCGCGCCGCGCGGCAGAAGCTCAGGCGCATGGGCGTATTTCCCACCACGCTCGACGTCGAGGGCGAGTCCAAGCAGGGGGTCGGCCTCGGCATGCAGGTGAACGTGGGCAAGTACCTGCAGAGGGTCAAGCTCGCGGAAGTCGCGCTGATGACCCGCCAGCTCTCCACGCTGCTCGCCTCGAACATACAGCTGGTCGAGGCGCTCAACGCCCTCCTGGACCAGATAGAGAATCCGAAGCTGAAGAACATCCTCACCAAGGTCCGCGACCGCGTCACGGAGGGCAGCAAGCTCTCCGACGCGATGAAGGCGCACCCCAAGGTCTTCGGCGACATGTACACCAACATGATAAACGCGGGCGAGAGCAGCGGCGCGTTGGACATCGTCTGCGTGAGACTCGCGGACTTCATGGAGGGGCAGAGCAAGCTGCGCGGCAAGGTGGTCGGCGCGATGATCTATCCCGCGATAATGTCGGTCGTCGGCCTCGGACTCATGACGATGTTGCTCACCTTCGTGGTCCCCAAGGTCACCAAGATATTCGATGACGTGGGCGCTACGCTGCCGCTCCCCACGAAGATCCTCATGGGCGTGAGCAACGGGCTCACGAATTACTGGTACGTCTTCGTCATAGCGATCCCGGTCCTGATATACCTGGCCATGCGCTACGTGAAGACGCCGAAGGGAAAGGAATGGTGGGATCGCAAGATGCTCACGCTCCCGCTCTTCGGCCGGATAAACAGGCTCGTGATCGTGGCGCGTTTTTCGAGGACCCTCGCGACGCTGCTGGCCAGCGGCGTGCCGCTCCTGAACGCGCTGGATATCGTGAAAAATATCATCACGAACACGAAGCTTCGCGCGGTCATCGAGCAGACCCGCGACAACGTGCGCGAGGGCGCGTCCATAGCCGATCCGCTGAGGAAGAGCGGGGAGTTTCCGCCGCTGGTGACCCACATGATAGCGATCGGCGAGAAGACCGGCGATCTCGAGCGCATGCTGGAGAGGGTCGCGGACGCCTACGACGCGGACGTGGACACGACTCTCTCGACGCTCACCACGCTGCTCGAGCCGATCATGATACTCGTCATGGCGGGCGTGGTTTCTTTTATCGTGCTGTCGATATTGTTGCCGATCATGCAGCTCAACCAGCTCGGTTAA
- the gspG gene encoding type II secretion system major pseudopilin GspG, with protein MKRFLSGTRGMTLIEIMVVITILGLIATVVTVNVLDRLDEAKVETSKTQMKGFEEALDQFRRDSGFYPSTEQGLQALIEKPSIGRIPKRYPPKGYLKGDKIPQDPFGCDYSYYSPGLQGHDYEIYSLGRDCQEGGEGVDADISSFETAE; from the coding sequence ATGAAGAGGTTTTTGTCCGGCACGAGAGGTATGACCCTTATCGAGATCATGGTCGTGATCACGATCCTCGGGCTGATAGCGACGGTCGTCACGGTGAACGTCCTCGACAGGCTCGATGAGGCCAAGGTCGAGACCTCGAAGACGCAGATGAAGGGATTCGAGGAGGCTCTCGATCAGTTCCGCCGCGACAGCGGATTCTATCCTTCCACTGAACAGGGGCTCCAGGCGTTGATCGAGAAGCCGAGCATAGGCCGTATCCCCAAACGCTATCCGCCGAAGGGATATCTGAAGGGCGACAAGATTCCGCAGGACCCGTTCGGCTGCGATTATTCGTATTACAGCCCGGGACTCCAGGGCCACGACTATGAGATCTACTCCCTCGGCCGCGATTGCCAGGAAGGCGGAGAGGGCGTGGATGCGGACATAAGCTCTTTCGAAACGGCGGAGTGA